Genomic segment of Citrus sinensis cultivar Valencia sweet orange chromosome 7, DVS_A1.0, whole genome shotgun sequence:
TTGATTCAACACCATGCGTCCATGATCATTGTTCCCTGAAAGGTACAAGTACGTCATCTTAAACAGCATTCACTGAACTTTCACACTTAATGCATGCATATGTGCAGAGAGAAAAGTTCCTTTTACAGTATTGCATGTTTATGAAGTCATTCTCCAAAGATAAGGGTGAAAAAAGAGGACAgataaaacatgaaacactATTCCCTCTTTGACGGGTTGATCAACTCAAAGATgcttcaaaacatccacaatatTTGTTCTTTGACAGGTTTAACTAGAAATACATTGTTGCAAACATACAGAGGTTTCCACATATACAGGAAGCCTTGTATGCTACAAGGCTATCAATAAAGCATTAGAAATGAAATGGACAGAGGAAAAGAAAGGATAATTCCATTGAACTCCCCAAAAGTTTGGCTAAACTGCATATGGATCCCACCTGGTTCTCAACCTCATCAGAATCCTCCCATAGAATTCTAAACTTATGATAAACCTCCACTAAAATTGCGAAAGACATACCCTAAAAGTTCCCCACAACATGTGGTCTTTGTCTATTCCACACAAGATGGAATCTGCCTGTTATCAGACAAAACCTTAGGAAGATAAagattaatgaaatttggcttATCAAAATAGCAAGACAGCAATGACTGCTATGTATACAGTACAGTTTAGGAAAAACACCATAACACGTCATTAGCAAATACAGCACCACTGGCTGAATACTAGAGCAACACCATTGCCCACCAAGGTAAAGTACACACAACATTGCAAACAAGCCAGTAACAGAAATCACAGATGACAATGATAGTCTataccaaaaacaaaatagagGACCGATAAAGCTCAGGATAGTTACTATAGTGTAAAACAACAGGATCCGCATGGAAAACACGTCCAATCCCATGGCCAACGAATTGTCGAACAACGCCATAATTATATCTATCTGCATGGTCCCTAAAGAAAACAATAGTAATTAGCGGAAAATCGAGATTTGTTGCATTCCATATCCATAAAAGCTACAATGCTAATAATACCTTCAACAGTTAAGCAATAAAATGAGAATGCTAACAGTTTTTAAAGTGACATTTGCAATTCCAAACCACCTAGCTATAGCCACTGGATATATTTCTTCTCCACGGCATTAAGAATGTAGAAATTTATAGAATCTTTATTCTCAGTAAattaaatgatagaaaaaaatatactaGAGCTGGTGCCTTACTGAATGGTTTTGCCAATTTTCTTGTACTCCATTCCCGGTGCACATACCGATATAGCTTTATGTAGACAATCTTTGGTTACCTAGAGCATGTACCCAATGTTCATCCCTGTAAGCATAATTAAGGTGAAGAAGCCTGCCCTAAACAAATTAAGCTTTATCTAAACTAAAATTGGGCAATAGACAAAAGTCGCACGAGTACAATAACTATGAATAACCAAGCACTTGAAACAGAATGATTTTGTGTATTACTGAGAATTAATTTGAAAGCATTTATCTAACACTATTAAAAATCTCGATGGGTAATAACAAATCATCTTCACCGgtgaagaaaataatgtatatcatcatatttttatatcacacaaatgaagagaaaacATAGAACTCTGTGAAGTTTGAAGTTCCAGCAAACTACCTTCACCAGATTTCTGGcttcatcatcaacatctCCACAAAAGAAAGTCGCTGATGTATCACCATGATAACCCTAagcaataagaaaaaaattactagtaaCCAAATCTCAAACAAGACAAGTTACAGAAAAATCACCAAAGAAAATCTACTCGCAACAGGGATAACGCTAAGTGAAGCACATTACAAGGAGGTAGGGGTAAGCTCCCACTAGCTCCCCAAAACCCAGGTTCTATCATTTGCTGTATAACAAGACAGGACACATCCGAGCACAGGAAAACATGAAATTTAGAGATAatgtaaaattcaaaaactaatCATATAGCAAAGCTCCTTACTGAAGGAGCAGAGTGAAACTTATCAAAAACAATGGCTTTGCCGCATGATCAATTATGATACCACTATTGCGCCATTGAATCAGTTAAAGAACTCGTATAAAATGTCAGCACAATGTGCATAAGTTGCAGCATTTATTAATCTCATGGGTCgattcatttaattcaaattatgtATGGTAAAAAGTTGCATGTAGAAATATGCTTACATTTAGATAAACAGTcacatcaatatttatagtatCACCATCCTGCAAACAGAAGCACATATTAGCGATGTCTactaatttaagaaaatgctAACTTAGCACAATAGGactaagaatttgaaaaatttacaCAGAAAGAACCTCAAGTGCACGGGAATCCGGTATTCCGTGGCAGATACATTCATTCACTGATGTACAGACACTCTTTGGAAACCCACCATAGCCAAGAGGTGAGGGATATGCTCCATTATCAATAATCATTTGATGAACTGCTTTGTCAATTTCATCTGTTGTAATACCTGGCTGGCAATGGAAGCAATAACCCAAAGTGCAGATGAAGTAGATTGCGGACCTCCTATGTAATGCAGTACTATCTACACTTTATCTCTGAAAACTCTATTCAGTAGCTAccagaatttttaaaaatcaactgACAGATTATGAAGACATAGTTGTATTATGAATACAGTTCAAAGACCATAACGGATGTTCACAATGGCAATAAgagaaaaacgaaaaaaatctcaatttataaaatcttaaaaaaaaaaagaaaaatgcaaacAAAAAACACTCAGTTTAAAATTTACTGATTGCCGAAGTTATCCAAACAAAGCATAGCAAAATAATGATCTGATCTGGTTGGCGATTGaaataatgttttaaaggaagaACAAAGTTAGACACAAGGTAAAAAGAATCACAATATTACCTTAACTAAAGTCCCAGCATATTCAAGAACCTGTGCTGCCAATCTGCCTGAAACTCTCATGCACTCTATCCCCTTCTCGTCATGCACTTCAGGTCCACTTACAATTCCAATTGGTTTCTGAGAATTGACATAGGGAGGCCTTGGTATATGATCTGGAACAGGTCGATGCGGAGATACCTTCCCAGGCCTTAGTCTCTTACGTCTTCTGTTCGGCTCCACGTCTagatttctttcaatttcaagagGAAAACTCTCAGTGCATATTTATCCTGGGTCTATATGTATAATGCACAACTATAATAAGGGAAAGCGGTTTGATATAGCGTGGGATATAGAGAAAAAGCACACAGGCGAACATACAAAGTATTATGAAGCATACCTCCTATTGAATAAGAGGTCAGCTAAGCCAGAAAATGTTCTAGATAATTGCATTGAAACTTGATTCTTTCCTGCGTGGAAATCAGCGAGAAGcaggagagaaaaaaaaaaaaaaagagcatgATTCCAGATCTTGACccaggaaaagaaaagaaagctgCTAATTAAGCAAACAAATTTCCAGTTGATTTTTGAAGATATGGGTATTTCAGAACAGCATGTCGATATAGACAAGGGAACCACCATTTAATTCATAGGTTATAAAGTCCCCAAAGGAGACAAACTACAGTGAACTGCAATATCAATCCAAAAATAAtggaatttaattaaataaacaatatcTTCAGCTTCTAATATTAAAGCATTTGGATGAAAGATAATTAGCCTCCTGTTATCCCCTAACTCAATTGGCATCTCGACGTCAGGTCATCCTAAGAAACTTTATCAAATCTGCTATGTTTGCTTGAAAACTTTTGTTCCTGGAAGATATTCTccatttatacaaaataaataaataaacaaacacatATGATGGCAACTCACCTGAGTTGTAGCCAAAGAGTTGATTAAGAGGCTGAGTTGAGTGAATGAAGCGATTACCCACGAATGAAGAAAGTAGTCTTGGCTGCAGTTGCAGAGAGCAAGCGCCGCCTACcatcctttcttttcttttcaactttttaatgttttattacATACAACTCTCAGGCAGCTGAGCTTGTCTTCTTGTTTCCCCTCCCTCTGTTTTGTTATCTGTTCAGGCACTGGGTCTGGCGCTCTCCTTTCGCCTTTCGTCTATCTATACGTTTTGAGAGCAGCTGCCGGGTGGGCTTTTATTGGGCCTATGTACCGGGCTTTAAACATGAAGCCCATACTTTGTCTGAAGTTGGGCTGTAACCTTTCTATATGCAGACTATGCATGTACTCTAAGAGTATTAGCGACTGACACCACAGGAGCCTGAACCAcgcaataatttaatgaaagcaCGAGCAGCAAATTTGAtatcctttctttttttaaactacTACAGGCACCGACATCGTAATCGTATAGCAAGATTTTCTGAATGAAGTACTAAATTATATGAATGGACGTTGTAACTTACAAAACTTTCAGCAGCCAACCCAACTAATTGGATTAGGATGTCGAGGGAATAAAGACCTAGCCCCGTATCCGCTGAACCAGCATCCAGGGTCCATGCGTGAACATTGCTTCGGCTGTAGGCTCCTTATTTCGGGCACGGGTCGGGTCCTTTCATATTCTTGAACCATATCATGAGCTACTGTAGCTGGTCTGCCCACCTCGGATGTATAACCTACAAAACTTCAGTAGCCCACCCAACTAATTTTGTCTTCTCCACTAACCAAACAACAACCCGACCCATTTGAGCAAgacaaattcacaaaatatcGAAACAACATGAATCCCAGCCCCcccaaatttcaaatcaaaacTCAACAGCCAAGTGACAGACACTCTAGTGAGAATGCTAATTCACGCCAATTTTATATGACTTGTTGGTGGTGGCTGTATAACCTGATAATTTCTCACGAAAATGGGAGTGGAAAAAAATGCATctaaaaaaagtgaaaataataagattttgcGGTGTCCCTGCATGAAATGCGTCCCGTCCATGCCACGACGAATTGTCGTTTTCAATTGCCATGGCGAGGACAAATTTTGGAATCCGATGCCTGCGAAGGTACTTTGGCTCAGAACCAACTGTCAGTGCCCGTGGCCCATCCTCTGGGACCCATCCCTTCCGTTGTCCCTTTCCGATTGATCTCTTtccttgtttattttgtttttatgggaagggatattatcatttttttactaaaattattttgacacATCATATCAATATCAcggtttaataaaaatattattttataattaaatatttaaattattagtatttttttataattttgttaactaaataaaaattatgttgacaTCATAAGGATATTTTGGACATCTCACACGAAGCCAAAACGTTGCGTTTTACAATTGTAAAAAAGACAAGCAATTTGGACATGGAAGCCCTAGAAATCGAAATCAACCCCCTCTCTCTCGTTTCTTGTTCCATTTCCGCCCTCTCTCGCTCACTGTTACTGACCCATATCTCTCTCACTCTCGCAGCAGTGTCGTCTTTTGGgagtaattttgtaattaaatcgtcttttgttgttcttcctttttaaaggataaaattatcttgTCGTCTTTTGggggtaattttataattaaatcatcttttgttgttcttcctttttaaagggtaaaatcatCTTTTAcgatttaggggtaaaattgactttttatGCATTTTCCGTTAATTATTAACTGAGTTTTAACGTAATGGTggaaaaatactaataatttaaacgtttggtggtaaaatgatatttttaccaaaccgtggtactgacatgatgtgTCAGAATAACTTTGgtggaaaaatgataatatcccttaTGGAAAACTATATCTATATTGTTAGTTTTTTAAAAGGGAATAAAAGtatttgagagagagaaaggatACGTAATATTCTCCTTGAATTTACTACTGACctcatcttttattattttttataaagatataattGATAGTATAgttattgtattaaaaaaataattattattagataaaaatataaaattaattaaattttaacaatatattaatataaatacacATGTggctaaatattttaaagagtaCGTATCAGTTCCAACActagatataaattttgttataatataCAACTGATTACCTCCCTTACAGTTAAGATAACAACTTCGAGCATGGCTAGCTCCCATAGTGTGATGGGCGATGTGTACAAGGTTTGGGAACAAATTCACCGCCATATGGTTGACTGGTGATTACTAGCCATTCCGACTTTATATAGGTGAGTTGTAGCCTACAATCTAAACTGAGAACGGGTTCTTGGAGTTAGCTCACCCTTGCAGGATCATAACCCTTTGTCCCGGCCACTGTAGCACGTGTGTCGCCTAGGGTATAAGGGGCATGATGACTTAACGTCCTCCTCATCTTCGTTCGACTTATGACCGGCAATATGTTCAGGGTTTCAAACTCGAAGGTGGCAACTCAGTACGAGGGTTGCGCTATAATGACACATGAACTACGATACCAAGTGcataaatttttctctagTATGAGAAtgaatttgtttattgttaGTCGCtatgatttatttcttttttttaatttacaaagcACATTCAAGTTTTATTTGATAAGAACAAGACTGAggataagttaaaagattaCAATCTGAAAGAATGtaagtaaaaagaaagatgacTTCATATATTGgtataaacatatttttgagAATACGTCCCACAACATAGTGCCACGAGAATTACCGTTAATTATAAGTATGTTTTCgtgacaaaattaattatataaactcAGTGGAAGCCTAGAAAGCCCGTTTTAATAAAGATAGTGATGCTGACTGTCCACACCGCGTGTTGGAAGGTGAGAGATTGtactatatctatatatatatttatataaaacaaGAAATCTGAAATCCAGCTAATTAAGCTAACCACTACCGTCCACTCCTCCTTCAACGTCTGAGTTTGAGACACATAAAATGAAGGATTGAAGCTCAAACGGagatatttttagtttttaatgtGGCTTTCGTGCTCGATCTCAatcccattttcaattttcaagcaAATGGTTTTTCGTGCACCAAAAGATTGCCAATCGAGATTTGAGAATTAAATACCGTGTAAACTAAATGTGCAATGCAATCCATACAATGAAAGAGATTgatgatataataaaattatgggataatcacaaaattttcacaaattttaaGAGAGAAGCATATAGAAGCGAATTGTGACATTAAATGCTTGTAAAgtaatacaaattaatgtcTTGAGTAAGGAATGAATCAATCCATGTGCGATGCGCAGATACCGTTGCCGtaggtatatattaattgaggACTCCAGGTTATGTCCGCGATTATAGGTACATGGGTCTCAGCGCCGGCAATTCTGTGCAAAACTGCCAAGGTGATGATAAGTATCTGAGAAGAAATTAAAGGAGATATCGAGGGCATTCATCAATAAATGAATCGAAATATTGGTATCTTTAGTTGCGTGTTTCCTCATTTTTCccacaaaattacaaaaacacGTTTTCTTTTGGCATCACCGTCATCGGGGTCCGCTTTcgttttctttaatttcttcattttaaacTCAGGGAAAATCTGATTGGTAATTTTGTTTCCTTATTCATTGAATAAGTATTAATACTAACAACGTTTATTTTCAAAACCTTTTCCATGAACATTCTTTGTATGCAttgtgtttgatgaaattgttaaaAGCTAGAGTTTGTTTGATGCAATTGTTAAAAGCTAGAGCTTAACTGTTGTTTCcactttggtttttctttcttggttGAGATTCTCATGTTTTCAGTTGGTGACAATTATAATAAAGTCTAtgctttaataattcttttgcaAACGATATGATCTCATGAGCACCAACCCGTCTTgttaaatttacttaattgAATCATTGATCAACTTGTGATATGGATATATTGATGATGTAGAAATGTAAAAGAAAGATAGGTTAGAAAAACTAAGtttctaaataatgataattttattgaaaaagtctaaatgaataaaattaaggtTTTGAACTCCTTTTATACTAACCTTAAATATTacgaatttatcaaaataggtaaatcaaataatattattttataattaaattctcataatctaaataagtaaaacaaaacaaataacaccCACATCCaattcctaaaaaaaaaagagataaaaatccctaaattaaaaaatagaaaaataacttaGAACTGTAGAATGACTAGAAAAGAAGTAGAATTTTTAGCTCGACCAAagggttaaaaaattaattggctTTGGTTTGAATCCTCTCATTGCAAGATtcgaaatgatatattatatgCCTAAAATAGACACATATGACCCAATATATAACCTCTAGAAGATATCTTATTCATCCTACTCAATCATCTTACATCAATCCCCCTTACTTGGAAAAGAATTCACCCGAGTCGCTTACTAAGGCGTCACACATACACACAGACATTAGTCTCGTAGGCCTTAGATACTAAGGCAACGCATTGCGATTGGCACCCTAAAGCATTACTTCATGATTATATCCTTAATGCATCTCCCCatagttaataattttgaggTTGTTCTTTACGATTAATTCGTTGAAATACTTCTTCATGATATAGCTTCTTACCGTTGATCTCTCTTCTTGTTCATATTGTCCACAAAAAGCTTAAGACCCTCAATCGCTTACCTTATTAACACCATTCTCAAGTTACAAGCTTCCTCAATGGCTTGGAAGGCTACTTTTCTGGCCATCTATTGACATGCTTCATAGCCCGTGCCTACATTCTTTGATCATCGCCTTCAGAATAGACGTTCCTTTGATTGTTTGGTCATACCACGATGACGAACAACTTACTCTGATACTAAATTGACAATACGAAAATGTAAAAGGTTGatagattaaagaaaataagtttctaaataatgataatcTTATTGGAGAAGTCtaaatgaacaaaatttttaagccCTTTTTATACTAACCCTAGTAGGCAAAgctaaaatatgatttta
This window contains:
- the LOC102627789 gene encoding methionine aminopeptidase 1D, chloroplastic/mitochondrial isoform X2 is translated as MVGGACSLQLQPRLLSSFVGNRFIHSTQPLNQLFGYNSGKNQVSMQLSRTFSGLADLLFNRRNLDVEPNRRRKRLRPGKVSPHRPVPDHIPRPPYVNSQKPIGIVSGPEVHDEKGIECMRVSGRLAAQVLEYAGTLVKPGITTDEIDKAVHQMIIDNGAYPSPLGYGGFPKSVCTSVNECICHGIPDSRALEDGDTINIDVTVYLNGYHGDTSATFFCGDVDDEARNLVKVTKDCLHKAISVCAPGMEYKKIGKTIQDHADRYNYGVVRQFVGHGIGRVFHADPVVLHYRNNDHGRMVLNQTFTIDCCIYFVALRYIFYFVCVLLIQCLNFFVI
- the LOC102627789 gene encoding methionine aminopeptidase 1D, chloroplastic/mitochondrial isoform X1, which translates into the protein MVGGACSLQLQPRLLSSFVGNRFIHSTQPLNQLFGYNSGKNQVSMQLSRTFSGLADLLFNRRNLDVEPNRRRKRLRPGKVSPHRPVPDHIPRPPYVNSQKPIGIVSGPEVHDEKGIECMRVSGRLAAQVLEYAGTLVKPGITTDEIDKAVHQMIIDNGAYPSPLGYGGFPKSVCTSVNECICHGIPDSRALEDGDTINIDVTVYLNGYHGDTSATFFCGDVDDEARNLVKVTKDCLHKAISVCAPGMEYKKIGKTIQDHADRYNYGVVRQFVGHGIGRVFHADPVVLHYRNNDHGRMVLNQTFTIEPMLTIGSINPVMWDDNWTIVTEDGSLSAQFEHTILITRDGAEILTQC
- the LOC102627789 gene encoding methionine aminopeptidase 1D, chloroplastic/mitochondrial isoform X3 codes for the protein MVGGACSLQLQPRLLSSFVGNRFIHSTQPLNQLFGYNSGKNQVSMQLSRTFSGLADLLFNRRNLDVEPNRRRKRLRPGKVSPHRPVPDHIPRPPYVNSQKPIGIVSGPEVHDEKGIECMRVSGRLAAQVLEYAGTLVKPGITTDEIDKAVHQMIIDNGAYPSPLGYGGFPKSVCTSVNECICHGIPDSRALEDGDTINIDVTVYLNGYHGDTSATFFCGDVDDEARNLVKVTKDCLHKAISVCAPGMEYKKIGKTIQDHADRYNYGVVRQFVGHGIGRVFHADPVVLHYSNYPELYRSSILFLGTMIMDAWC